A single window of Candidatus Poribacteria bacterium DNA harbors:
- a CDS encoding HlyD family efflux transporter periplasmic adaptor subunit, with protein sequence MVLGAGGFIRAPRLVAYGRCATSCALMASVLHCRVVSLVESDGGADMRIGIWFVVSAIVALVGCRDGSQGSAIVATGTIEVTETDIASTIPGRIVELSLEEGAAVAQGQVIARIDDVKLQAQLAQAVAGRDAASALEAQAAAALSVERTRTRETLDQARTAARAAENRVEQARIGGSLTKAQVEEQTRIAEAALAAARVRLDQALAAREFQGRQEVALASQSRATLAAASAQAAKAETGARNQEIDTAIANVEAASARLENARSNRDRSRSLFEQGALSQQAYDAASLAFETARLMHVVAVKQLELARNAVRDEDKDAARAQRDAAAAGVDLADALTIQTRARELDIAAAESGVQQAEANLVLARASDFQNQLRREDIALAESAAQQARSAVKVAETAPDQVRIRQQSLEAASAQRRAAEEAVRLLEQQVSDAEIRSPVSGRITEKVVEVGEVVSPGSPICVVSDLATATLTIYVSGMDVAHLRLGQSVQVRVDGDDRTFEGSLSYISPKAEFTPRNIQTRSERVKLVYAVKIALPNSEGVFKPGMPADATIDGG encoded by the coding sequence ATGGTTCTAGGAGCCGGGGGGTTCATTCGAGCCCCCCGGCTCGTCGCGTACGGGCGGTGCGCCACCTCCTGCGCACTCATGGCGTCCGTGCTACACTGTCGCGTCGTGAGTCTGGTCGAGTCTGACGGAGGCGCCGACATGAGAATCGGCATATGGTTCGTTGTGAGTGCCATCGTCGCGCTCGTCGGATGTCGCGATGGCAGTCAGGGATCAGCCATCGTCGCCACAGGAACCATCGAGGTCACCGAGACCGACATCGCGTCGACGATCCCGGGCAGGATCGTCGAGCTGTCGTTGGAGGAAGGCGCGGCGGTCGCGCAGGGGCAGGTGATCGCACGCATCGACGACGTGAAGCTCCAAGCGCAGTTGGCTCAGGCAGTGGCTGGACGCGACGCCGCGTCGGCGCTTGAGGCGCAGGCTGCGGCAGCCCTCAGTGTCGAACGAACCAGAACGCGCGAGACACTCGACCAAGCGCGAACGGCAGCGCGAGCCGCCGAGAACCGCGTCGAACAGGCGCGCATCGGCGGAAGCCTCACCAAAGCCCAAGTCGAGGAACAGACCCGGATCGCCGAAGCCGCGTTGGCAGCAGCGCGCGTGCGCCTCGATCAAGCGCTCGCGGCACGCGAGTTCCAGGGAAGGCAGGAGGTCGCACTGGCGTCCCAGTCGCGCGCGACTCTCGCCGCTGCTTCGGCACAGGCTGCAAAGGCGGAGACTGGCGCCCGCAACCAGGAGATCGACACCGCCATCGCGAACGTCGAAGCGGCGTCTGCGCGACTGGAGAACGCTCGCAGCAACCGGGATCGCTCCAGGTCGCTGTTCGAGCAGGGGGCTCTGTCGCAGCAGGCGTACGACGCGGCGTCACTCGCCTTTGAGACGGCTCGCTTGATGCATGTCGTCGCTGTCAAGCAACTCGAGCTGGCGCGCAACGCGGTGCGCGACGAGGACAAGGACGCCGCCAGAGCGCAGCGAGACGCCGCAGCAGCAGGAGTCGATCTCGCCGACGCGTTGACCATTCAGACGCGGGCGCGCGAGTTGGACATCGCGGCGGCTGAATCCGGCGTTCAACAGGCGGAGGCGAATCTCGTTCTGGCGCGTGCCAGCGACTTCCAGAACCAACTCCGCCGCGAGGACATCGCGCTCGCGGAATCAGCCGCACAGCAGGCTCGTTCCGCCGTCAAGGTCGCCGAGACGGCTCCAGATCAGGTCCGTATCCGTCAGCAGTCGCTCGAAGCTGCGTCGGCACAGCGCCGCGCCGCTGAGGAAGCCGTCCGCCTCTTGGAGCAGCAGGTTTCGGACGCAGAGATTCGGTCGCCGGTGTCGGGGCGCATCACGGAGAAGGTCGTGGAGGTTGGCGAAGTCGTGTCGCCCGGCTCGCCGATATGCGTCGTCTCCGACCTCGCCACAGCCACACTGACCATCTACGTCTCCGGCATGGATGTCGCGCACCTGCGCCTAGGACAGTCGGTGCAAGTTCGCGTCGACGGCGACGACCGAACGTTCGAAGGCTCGCTGTCTTACATATCGCCGAAGGCGGAGTTCACGCCCCGCAACATCCAGACTCGCAGCGAACGCGTGAAGCTGGTCTACGCGGTTAAGATCGCGCTGCCCAACTCCGAAGGCGTGTTCAAGCCCGGCATGCCGGCAGACGCAACCATCGACGGCGGGTGA
- a CDS encoding voltage-gated chloride channel, which produces MRKFQEGLSEESVLFVSVAKWFVLASAVGVLVGIGTAVFLRCLEWTTAWTNQYTYYFVALPLALFATAFLIEHLAPDAHGHGTDKVIEAVHHRSGFIKARVVPVKLAGTVITLAFGGSAGKEGPCAQIGAGLSSIFAGVLRLVDQDRRKLVICGISAGFATVFGTPIAGAVFGIEVLYCGSILYDVLLPSFVSGTIGYQVASALGVQYQYHPVDFVPAFSEAFFIKVALSGVFFGMCAFLLIEAFGRAENISERLSMWKPSKAIIGGAVLVGLTLLVGSRMYLGLGLDTIDGVLKGKAVPWYAFALKIVFTVVTLGFGGSGGVVTPIFFVGATSGSLFGTLAGLDPATFAAIGMAAVLAGVANTPIAASIMAVELFGPTIAPYAAIACVVSFLITGHRSVYPAQILAFRKSASVDVPIGEEFEHVEVAIHPRDRSVLGVVLKATSAVESRLAKFHKRPDEDTRE; this is translated from the coding sequence ATGCGCAAGTTCCAGGAAGGGCTGTCGGAAGAATCCGTCCTGTTCGTGAGCGTCGCGAAGTGGTTTGTGCTTGCTTCAGCGGTCGGCGTTCTCGTCGGGATCGGGACAGCCGTCTTCCTTCGGTGCCTCGAGTGGACGACAGCCTGGACGAACCAGTACACGTACTACTTCGTCGCGCTGCCCCTCGCGCTGTTCGCCACGGCGTTCCTCATTGAGCATCTCGCCCCGGACGCCCACGGTCACGGCACCGACAAGGTGATCGAGGCGGTTCACCATCGGTCCGGGTTCATCAAAGCCCGAGTTGTGCCGGTGAAGTTGGCGGGAACCGTCATCACGCTGGCGTTTGGCGGCTCAGCCGGCAAGGAGGGTCCCTGCGCGCAGATCGGCGCCGGACTGTCGTCGATCTTCGCGGGCGTGCTCCGACTGGTCGACCAAGACCGCAGGAAGCTGGTCATTTGCGGCATCAGCGCTGGTTTCGCGACGGTGTTCGGAACGCCGATCGCAGGAGCCGTATTCGGGATCGAGGTCCTCTACTGCGGCAGCATCCTCTACGATGTGCTGCTGCCATCGTTCGTCTCGGGCACGATCGGCTATCAGGTGGCATCGGCGCTCGGCGTTCAGTACCAGTACCACCCCGTCGACTTCGTGCCCGCCTTCAGCGAAGCGTTCTTCATCAAAGTGGCGCTGTCCGGCGTGTTCTTCGGCATGTGCGCGTTCCTGCTCATCGAGGCGTTCGGGAGAGCTGAGAACATCTCGGAGAGGCTGTCGATGTGGAAGCCCAGCAAGGCGATCATCGGCGGCGCTGTGCTCGTAGGGTTGACCTTGCTCGTCGGGTCGCGCATGTACCTCGGACTCGGACTCGACACGATCGACGGAGTCCTGAAGGGCAAGGCGGTGCCGTGGTATGCGTTCGCTCTGAAGATCGTCTTCACCGTCGTAACGCTGGGATTTGGTGGTAGCGGGGGCGTTGTGACGCCCATCTTCTTCGTCGGAGCCACGTCCGGGAGCCTGTTCGGAACGCTGGCAGGTCTCGATCCGGCGACCTTTGCTGCGATTGGCATGGCTGCTGTCTTGGCGGGAGTAGCGAACACGCCCATCGCCGCGAGCATCATGGCGGTCGAGTTGTTCGGGCCCACCATCGCCCCCTATGCCGCGATCGCGTGCGTCGTCAGCTTCTTGATAACGGGACATCGGAGCGTGTATCCAGCGCAGATACTCGCATTTCGAAAGTCGGCGTCCGTAGACGTGCCGATTGGCGAGGAGTTCGAGCATGTCGAGGTCGCGATCCATCCCCGCGATCGCAGCGTCTTGGGTGTCGTCCTGAAAGCGACGTCCGCCGTGGAGAGCCGCCTCGCCAAGTTCCACAAGCGTCCCGACGAGGACACGAGAGAATGA
- a CDS encoding LamG domain-containing protein, producing the protein MLRRLLTVGMVGSALLIAASASAALDTKGLLAAFTMDEGKGDTTTDVVKGVKGTIVNGKWVKGPFGQAVELTGGQSVVTAPGLFSKLPNNAISVGSWFQLQSHTTYEGIIGGSEAGVGAVKGECCQYRIMINPGFNPFYNAGGHNDVSVASTVVEQKKWYHYVMTIGKGKVLIYLDGKVIHESAPVNDPLPELKTDFMVGTGEKPGTWPLTGYVDEAFIYDRAITEAEVNEIMKKGFSVALAVSPKGKMAAAWADLKVQNR; encoded by the coding sequence ATGCTGCGCAGGCTTCTGACTGTGGGTATGGTTGGCTCGGCGTTGCTGATCGCGGCATCCGCGTCGGCAGCACTCGACACGAAGGGTCTGCTCGCCGCCTTCACGATGGACGAAGGCAAGGGCGACACGACGACCGACGTCGTGAAGGGCGTCAAGGGCACGATCGTCAACGGCAAGTGGGTCAAGGGTCCGTTCGGACAGGCTGTGGAGCTGACAGGCGGGCAGTCGGTGGTCACTGCACCGGGCCTCTTCTCGAAGCTGCCGAACAACGCCATTTCCGTCGGTTCCTGGTTCCAGCTTCAGAGCCACACGACGTATGAAGGCATCATCGGCGGCAGCGAAGCCGGCGTAGGCGCCGTCAAAGGCGAGTGCTGCCAGTATCGCATCATGATCAACCCGGGATTCAATCCGTTCTACAACGCGGGCGGACACAACGATGTGTCGGTGGCGTCGACCGTCGTCGAGCAGAAGAAGTGGTACCACTACGTCATGACGATCGGCAAAGGCAAGGTACTGATCTACCTCGACGGCAAGGTGATCCACGAGAGCGCGCCGGTCAATGACCCGCTGCCCGAGCTCAAGACCGACTTCATGGTCGGCACAGGCGAAAAGCCGGGCACGTGGCCCCTCACCGGCTATGTCGATGAAGCGTTCATCTACGATCGCGCGATCACGGAAGCCGAAGTCAACGAGATCATGAAGAAGGGCTTCTCCGTCGCGCTTGCCGTCTCGCCGAAGGGCAAGATGGCTGCCGCATGGGCTGATCTGAAGGTCCAGAATCGCTAG
- a CDS encoding ABC transporter ATP-binding protein, producing the protein MLVVEGVSRKFGAVAAVQDVSITIIAGESYALLGPDGAGKTTLMRLLCGALLPDGGNVSVGGVDVRAEPERARRMLGYMPQQFSLYPRLSVDENIRFFSELYGVDSRSLFVEELLESSRLSPFRSRQSQQLSGGMKQKLALICAILHRPPLLLLDEPTTGVDPVSRRDFWAILYRLLSDGTTLVTSTPYMDESERCHRVGLLSEGRLIAEASPSSLRQAIQGRVVEIECQDPPSTSRELQRLPEVIAVQVFTDRVRVLTEGSDVGGLERALAPTGKPAPTMKPVAPSMEDAFIANVSAARRG; encoded by the coding sequence ATGCTGGTCGTCGAGGGCGTATCGCGCAAGTTCGGAGCCGTCGCCGCCGTCCAGGACGTGTCGATCACGATCATCGCCGGCGAGAGCTATGCGTTGCTCGGACCGGACGGAGCCGGCAAGACGACGCTCATGCGGCTGCTCTGCGGCGCGCTGCTTCCCGATGGCGGCAACGTGTCGGTGGGCGGCGTCGACGTTCGTGCGGAACCCGAACGTGCCCGGCGAATGCTCGGCTACATGCCCCAGCAGTTCAGCCTCTATCCGAGGCTGTCCGTCGATGAGAACATCCGGTTCTTCTCCGAGCTCTACGGCGTCGACAGCCGCAGCCTCTTTGTCGAGGAGCTCCTGGAATCGAGCCGGCTGTCGCCGTTCCGTTCGCGGCAATCCCAGCAACTTTCCGGCGGGATGAAGCAGAAGCTGGCGCTCATCTGTGCCATCCTCCACCGACCTCCGCTGCTTCTGCTCGATGAACCGACCACGGGCGTCGACCCGGTGTCGCGGCGCGACTTCTGGGCGATCCTGTATCGGCTCCTCTCCGATGGCACGACGCTGGTGACCTCCACTCCCTACATGGATGAATCCGAGCGATGCCATCGCGTCGGGTTGCTGTCCGAGGGACGCCTGATCGCTGAAGCGTCGCCGTCATCGCTTCGGCAGGCGATCCAGGGGCGCGTCGTGGAGATCGAGTGCCAGGACCCGCCGTCAACGAGCCGCGAGCTGCAACGACTGCCGGAAGTGATCGCCGTCCAGGTCTTCACGGACCGAGTGCGCGTCCTGACCGAGGGCTCCGACGTCGGTGGTTTGGAGCGTGCGCTCGCGCCGACGGGCAAACCGGCTCCGACGATGAAACCCGTTGCTCCTTCGATGGAAGATGCCTTCATCGCCAACGTATCCGCCGCGCGCCGTGGATGA
- the hemB gene encoding porphobilinogen synthase, whose amino-acid sequence MNASFPNVRMRRLRATPTLRRMVRETSLSVDGLIYPMFVVRGEGVRREIASMPGCHQLSIDELVKDAEELVGLGVPATILFGIPDHKDPVGSEAYDDHGIIQDAVRALKRATPDLLVITDVCLCEYTSHGHCGVLHGEDVDNDATLELLGIEAVSHARAGAEMIAPSDMMDGRIGVIRHALDDAGFDRIPIMAYSAKYASGFYGPFRDAAESAPQFGDRRSYQMDPPNIDEALREVALDLDEGADIVMVKPALSYLDVIHAVKQRFGVPLAAYNVSGEYSMIKAAGRLGWLDEERIMVETVTSIRRAGADLILTYFAKDLARLLGA is encoded by the coding sequence ATGAACGCATCCTTCCCCAACGTGCGCATGAGACGGCTTCGTGCAACGCCAACCTTGCGCCGGATGGTGCGTGAGACGAGCCTTTCGGTCGACGGTCTGATCTATCCGATGTTCGTCGTTCGTGGCGAGGGTGTTCGGCGCGAGATCGCGTCGATGCCCGGCTGCCACCAACTCAGCATCGACGAACTGGTCAAGGACGCCGAGGAGCTCGTCGGTCTTGGGGTTCCCGCGACGATCCTGTTCGGGATCCCGGACCACAAGGACCCGGTCGGTTCCGAAGCCTACGACGACCACGGGATCATTCAGGACGCCGTCCGAGCACTCAAGCGAGCGACGCCGGATCTGCTCGTCATCACCGACGTATGTCTGTGCGAATACACGAGCCACGGACACTGCGGCGTGCTTCACGGCGAGGACGTCGACAACGACGCGACGCTCGAGCTGCTTGGCATAGAGGCGGTGTCCCACGCCCGGGCTGGCGCCGAAATGATCGCGCCGTCGGACATGATGGACGGCAGAATCGGCGTCATCCGCCACGCCCTCGACGACGCCGGCTTTGATCGCATCCCAATCATGGCGTACTCGGCAAAGTACGCCTCCGGGTTCTACGGACCGTTTCGCGACGCTGCCGAGTCGGCGCCGCAGTTCGGGGACCGCCGCTCGTACCAGATGGACCCGCCGAACATCGATGAGGCGCTCCGCGAGGTCGCACTGGACCTCGACGAGGGGGCGGACATCGTCATGGTCAAGCCGGCGCTGTCGTATCTGGACGTCATCCACGCCGTGAAGCAGCGCTTCGGCGTACCGCTCGCCGCCTACAACGTCAGCGGCGAGTATTCGATGATCAAAGCCGCCGGACGACTGGGCTGGCTCGACGAAGAGCGGATCATGGTCGAGACGGTGACTTCGATCCGACGCGCCGGGGCAGACCTGATCCTCACCTACTTCGCCAAGGACCTCGCCAGACTGCTTGGAGCCTAG
- a CDS encoding glycosyltransferase family 39 protein, which yields MRTARHRSRTRTIERTTMSRPGFRIASAYAILCRAAASTWLARAVLALALFGLPLLYVGRQALRDPSIEFLPPSLRGSWMLHPVQEILNFQHGRVSKDVEFVRSYTVESVPTGIVLRLRAFTTPTVLHNGVEVHPDQPVGNWKRLVEYSLTPTTRTSTNELRIRVSNAEAIPALRVETPRALSDASEWQAALEPEFTDLQPVVDPLHRAPAPGPLQQWSGWRRARWLAFAWLALAAGSVLWVVVRRAMAPAPPPQPERQMPKWVEYGVPAALLAVAIWLNLANTTLYPHTRASFDWAGHVEYIQRVASTWRTPIAVEGWEMFQPPLYYFAAALVYRAFGGDASPEFALKRVQYFGCLTGLATVVLTWLYVRRLMPQRVGAQWAATLFAAFLPMSLYMNPLITNEVFSGTVIAGAVYVLLVWQSSDRVRDRTAVASGFATGVALLAKFTGLFSFVAGALAFGFRRLSRTRRAVWQSLALYMAVGLLVCGWFYARNLRIFDNAFIGNWDVASGFHYEQNPSYRTVGFYVGFGDVFVNHPERARWSTWLNGNYASMWSDPHTNFLRMENTHGYFWAGVTLILAALPTAAMALGFGSTLASAWRRPARNPDTLLAAVAVWTWGSLILFTMEIPTYSTVKAFFFLSLVPILGVFLARGRQTLARYAPVSRWALDGSLVALAAISVVIYRYQA from the coding sequence ATGCGCACTGCTCGACACCGGTCTCGAACCCGAACGATAGAACGAACCACCATGAGCCGTCCCGGGTTCCGCATCGCCTCTGCCTACGCGATCCTATGCCGGGCTGCGGCGTCAACGTGGCTCGCCCGTGCCGTGCTCGCGCTCGCGCTGTTCGGGCTGCCTCTGCTCTACGTCGGACGCCAGGCGCTTCGCGATCCGAGCATCGAGTTCCTCCCACCGTCGCTGCGCGGCTCCTGGATGCTCCACCCGGTCCAGGAGATCCTGAACTTCCAGCATGGGCGCGTCTCGAAGGATGTCGAGTTCGTGCGGAGCTACACGGTGGAATCCGTGCCGACTGGGATCGTTCTACGCTTGCGAGCCTTCACGACACCGACCGTCCTCCACAACGGCGTCGAGGTTCACCCCGACCAGCCGGTCGGCAACTGGAAGCGCCTTGTCGAGTACAGCCTGACACCCACCACGCGCACGAGCACCAACGAACTGCGGATCCGTGTGTCGAACGCCGAAGCCATCCCGGCGTTGCGGGTCGAGACGCCTCGGGCTCTGAGCGACGCGTCGGAGTGGCAGGCGGCACTGGAGCCGGAGTTCACGGACTTGCAGCCGGTCGTCGATCCCCTGCATCGGGCTCCGGCTCCCGGTCCTCTTCAACAGTGGAGCGGATGGCGCAGGGCCCGGTGGTTGGCGTTCGCATGGCTGGCACTCGCCGCCGGTTCGGTTCTCTGGGTCGTTGTGCGGCGAGCGATGGCGCCAGCGCCCCCTCCTCAGCCGGAAAGGCAAATGCCGAAGTGGGTCGAGTACGGCGTCCCTGCGGCGCTCTTGGCTGTGGCGATATGGCTGAACCTGGCGAACACGACACTCTATCCTCACACGCGCGCCAGCTTCGACTGGGCGGGGCACGTCGAGTACATCCAGCGCGTGGCGAGCACGTGGCGCACGCCCATCGCCGTCGAGGGCTGGGAGATGTTCCAGCCTCCCCTCTACTACTTCGCGGCAGCGCTGGTGTATCGCGCGTTCGGCGGCGACGCCTCCCCGGAGTTCGCCCTGAAGCGAGTCCAGTACTTCGGATGCCTTACAGGGCTCGCAACCGTCGTGCTGACCTGGCTCTATGTCCGACGCCTGATGCCGCAGCGAGTCGGTGCGCAGTGGGCGGCAACGCTGTTCGCCGCCTTTCTGCCGATGTCCCTCTACATGAACCCGCTCATTACGAACGAGGTGTTCTCTGGAACCGTCATCGCGGGTGCTGTGTACGTGCTGCTCGTATGGCAGTCGAGCGACCGTGTGCGCGACCGCACGGCAGTCGCGTCTGGATTTGCCACGGGGGTCGCCCTGCTCGCCAAGTTCACCGGTCTGTTCTCATTCGTCGCTGGCGCATTGGCGTTCGGGTTCCGCAGGCTCTCCCGGACGAGGCGCGCTGTGTGGCAGTCGCTCGCCCTCTACATGGCGGTTGGGTTGCTCGTGTGCGGATGGTTCTACGCCCGGAACCTGCGCATCTTCGATAACGCGTTCATCGGCAACTGGGATGTCGCTTCGGGGTTCCACTACGAACAGAACCCGAGCTATCGCACGGTGGGGTTCTACGTAGGGTTCGGCGACGTGTTCGTGAACCACCCGGAGCGAGCGCGATGGTCGACGTGGCTGAACGGCAACTACGCCTCTATGTGGTCCGACCCGCACACGAACTTCCTGAGGATGGAGAACACGCACGGGTACTTCTGGGCAGGGGTCACGCTGATCCTGGCGGCGCTGCCCACCGCCGCCATGGCGTTGGGGTTCGGCTCGACGCTCGCATCAGCTTGGCGGCGTCCCGCCCGGAACCCAGACACGCTGCTCGCCGCCGTCGCCGTCTGGACATGGGGATCGCTCATCTTGTTCACGATGGAGATTCCCACCTACTCCACCGTGAAGGCGTTCTTCTTTCTTTCGCTGGTGCCGATCCTGGGCGTGTTTCTGGCTCGCGGGAGACAGACCCTGGCTCGGTACGCCCCAGTATCGCGCTGGGCGCTGGACGGCTCCCTCGTCGCCCTTGCCGCGATATCGGTCGTGATCTACCGATACCAGGCATAG
- a CDS encoding ROK family protein — translation MPLWGGVEAGGTKFVCAVGTGPDDVRDEVRFPTTTPDETLRRTIDYFERYELDAVGIASFGPVDPESSSATFGYITTTPKPGWANTDFAGYVRQALRVPIGFDTDVNAAALGEHRWGAAQGLDTFIYLTIGTGIGGGGIVNGRLMHGLIHPEMGHIRVRRDPARDPFQGSCPFHGDCLEGLAAGPAVEARWGASTETLPPSHPAWELEAEYLALALSDLVCVLSPQRIVMGGGVMEQRHLFPQIRRRTAELLNGYIQSPSILSSIDGYIVPPGLGNRSGLLGAFALAENAS, via the coding sequence ATGCCGTTGTGGGGAGGCGTCGAAGCGGGCGGCACGAAGTTCGTCTGCGCTGTGGGAACCGGGCCCGATGATGTCCGCGACGAAGTTCGGTTCCCGACGACGACGCCCGACGAGACGCTCCGGCGGACCATCGACTACTTCGAACGCTACGAGCTGGATGCCGTGGGAATCGCGTCCTTCGGACCTGTCGATCCCGAATCGTCATCGGCGACGTTCGGCTACATCACGACCACGCCGAAGCCCGGATGGGCGAACACGGACTTCGCAGGCTATGTTCGACAGGCTCTGCGCGTGCCCATCGGCTTCGACACGGATGTGAACGCCGCGGCGCTGGGCGAACATCGGTGGGGAGCGGCGCAAGGACTCGACACGTTCATCTACCTCACCATTGGCACTGGGATCGGCGGCGGCGGGATCGTCAACGGCAGGCTGATGCACGGGCTGATCCATCCCGAGATGGGTCACATCCGCGTCAGAAGGGATCCGGCGCGCGACCCGTTCCAGGGCTCGTGTCCGTTCCACGGCGATTGCCTCGAGGGTCTCGCCGCCGGTCCCGCCGTCGAAGCCCGGTGGGGCGCGTCCACTGAGACGCTCCCGCCATCGCATCCGGCTTGGGAACTCGAAGCCGAGTACCTGGCGCTCGCGCTGTCCGATCTGGTTTGCGTGCTCTCGCCCCAGCGCATCGTCATGGGCGGAGGCGTCATGGAGCAGCGCCACCTGTTCCCGCAGATCCGCCGACGGACGGCGGAACTGCTCAACGGTTACATCCAGTCCCCCTCGATCCTGAGCAGCATCGACGGGTACATCGTTCCGCCTGGGCTGGGGAACCGGTCGGGGCTGCTCGGGGCGTTCGCGCTCGCTGAGAATGCTAGCTAG